AGTTTTTACTAAATCTATTGCATTAAAGGACAAACTAAACAACGCTAGTTCTTGTTGTAAAGGTACGCTAAGCAAATGCGATACGATTATGGAAAAAATGATTCAAGCCCTGTTTGATACCGAATTAGATGCTTTTAAAGGATTGCAAGCCATACAGCAACTAGATTCAACAGAGGATATAAAAGTTGGTGAAACTTATGTGCTGGTAAAAGATTTGGACGGTAAAACTTCTATTCGCTCTGCGAAGGATGAAAGTGAAGGTGATGCTGCGCTTGGCGGTGGATTACTGGGCGGGTTAATTGGCCTTTTGGCAGGGCCCTTAGGATTCGTTGTGGGCGTTGCGGGAGGAATGATTGCTGGATCTGCAGGTGAAACTTTACGTGCGGAAAGCGTTTCAGAATACCTTGATGCGGTATCAGCTGAAATTCCTGATGGAAAATCTGTATTGGTTGCCCATGTATGGGAAAATTGGGAAACCCCTTTAGATGCCGTGCTTCTGCCTTTAACCAAGGATATTAGAAGATTTAGTGTGCAGGAAGAGATTTATGTTCCGGTAAAATCTGAACTGGAAAAATTGACCGAAGACATTAGTGTTGCGGAAACCAGATTTTTGGAAGCTGAAGGCAGCCAAAAATTAGAATGGAATGCTACCTTAACTGCACTTAGAGAAAAAAGAGATCGTCTGCAACATCGGCTGAGCGCCCAGCAAGATGGCATTGAACAATGGAGAGGATAGTATGGAAAATACGACTGATCCTGTTTATGCGGTAAAAACACCCGGACTGGTTTGGGTAAAACGCATATCATACTTGCTTGATGAACAGTTCAGGATTCCGGGAACCAGGTTTAGGTTCGGATTTGATCCCATCATTAATCTTTTTCCTATCCTGGGAGATATGACGGGTTTTTTTGTGTCGGCAGGTTTGGTATTGACAATGGTCAATAAAGGTGCCAGCAGAAAAGTTGTCATCCTGATGTGTATCAATATTGTTTTGGATGCGGCCATTGGCACAATCCCTTTAATTGGACAGGTTTTTGATTTCTTTTTTAAGGCCAACACCAGAAACCTGAAACTTATGCGTGAACATTACCTGGAGGGAAAACATCAGGGAAGTGGTAAGGGTACATTAATTATGGCAATCGTAATTTTATTGGTAATTATGGCACTGCTGGCTATTGCATTATGGAATATTGCAGAATGGATTGTAGGTTGGTTCGCATAGTTTTATTTACTTTTGGACATGAGTGTTCAGGTAGATGGTTTAACAAAACTATATGGCAGACAAAAAGCGGTAAATGAGATTAGTTTTGCGGCTAAACCGGGAAGGATTCTGGGATTTCTTGGTCCTAATGGTGCGGGGAAGTCTACAACTATGCAAATGCTTACCTCTTATTTACATCCAAGCGCAGGTAGCGTAGCTATTTGTGGGTTTGATACGCAAGTACAAAGCCTCGAAGTAAGGCGTAGAATTGGCTATTTGCCCGAAAATACCCCGTTGTATCTGGATATGTACGTAAAGGAATTTCTGGGCTTTGTTGCCAATACTTACCAATTAAAAAATGTTTCTTTAAAAGTGCAACAAGTTATTGAGCTGGTTGGCCTACAGGATGAGCAGCACAAGAAAATTGCGGCTCTCTCTAAAGGTTATAAACAGCGGGTAGGCTTAGCTCAGGCCATTATTCATGATCCTGAGGTATTAATTTTAGATGAACCTACATCGGGGCTTGATCCCAATCAGCTGATAGACATCCGCAGTCTGATTAAAAAGCTGGGCATTGATAAGACCGTAATCCTCTCTACGCATATTATGCAGGAGGTAGAAGCGCTTTGTGATGATGTCATCATCATTAATAAGGGAAATGTTGTCGCCAACGGCACAATTCAGGATTTGAAATTGCAACACAACAGTTCTTCGCTAGAAGATGTATTTAGGAAATTAACTTTAGGCACGGAAGCTTCATGATGGGGATGTACGCCGTTTTTAAAAGAGAATTATTTAGTTTATTGAACTCATTAATGGCTTATATCACCATTGGTGTGTTTTTACTGGCAGCGGGTTTGTTGCTTTGGTTTTTCCCCGATACTTCTATTCTGGCTTATGGCTATGCAGAGCTTACGGGCTTTTTTAGTCTCAGCCCATTTTTATTTATCTTTTTAATACCAGCTATTACCATGCGTTCTTTTGCTGAAGAACGCAGAGAAGATACATATGTACTGTTGGCTACAAGGCCATTGCGGAGCTGGGAGATTATTTTAGGTAAGTATCTTGCTTGTTTTGTATTATTGGTGTTTACCTTACTGCCAACCCTGGTATATTATTATTCTGTATATGAGCTGGCAATGCCCCTCGGAAATGTAGACTCTGGGGCCATAATTGGCTCGTATCTTGGTTTACTGCTATTGGGAAGTGTATTTGTGGCCATTGGCATATTTGCATCTTCAATTACAAAAAACCAGGTTGTGGCTTTTGCAATTGCGGTATTTATCTGTTTTATTACCTATAGTGGTTTTGATGCCTTAGGACAAATATTTTCGGGCAGCGGAATTGAGCGCATATTTACCTACCTGAGTATTAACGAACACTACCAGTCTATGAGTAGGGGAGTGCTGGATACACGTGATTTAAGCTACTTTTTAACGCTGATTGCCGTATTTTTGGGCTTAACATCTTTAACTGTTGGTCGGTTTAAATGGGGCTTCTTGCTGGTTTTGTTGTTTTTAAATATAGTGACTGCATTTGCGTACACCCGCTTTGATTTTACCAAAGAAAAACGCTTTACGCTTACCGATAAAACGCGTGAGCTATTAAAGAAATCTACAAAGGAATTTAGCATAACTGTTTTTTTGGATGGCGATATGCCTGCTGCTTTCAAGCGTTTACAGCAGGCAACGAGGGATTTGCTAAATGATTATAAGGCTTATAACGCC
The nucleotide sequence above comes from Pedobacter sp. MC2016-14. Encoded proteins:
- a CDS encoding DUF1269 domain-containing protein, coding for MEKMIQALFDTELDAFKGLQAIQQLDSTEDIKVGETYVLVKDLDGKTSIRSAKDESEGDAALGGGLLGGLIGLLAGPLGFVVGVAGGMIAGSAGETLRAESVSEYLDAVSAEIPDGKSVLVAHVWENWETPLDAVLLPLTKDIRRFSVQEEIYVPVKSELEKLTEDISVAETRFLEAEGSQKLEWNATLTALREKRDRLQHRLSAQQDGIEQWRG
- a CDS encoding ATP-binding cassette domain-containing protein; translation: MSVQVDGLTKLYGRQKAVNEISFAAKPGRILGFLGPNGAGKSTTMQMLTSYLHPSAGSVAICGFDTQVQSLEVRRRIGYLPENTPLYLDMYVKEFLGFVANTYQLKNVSLKVQQVIELVGLQDEQHKKIAALSKGYKQRVGLAQAIIHDPEVLILDEPTSGLDPNQLIDIRSLIKKLGIDKTVILSTHIMQEVEALCDDVIIINKGNVVANGTIQDLKLQHNSSSLEDVFRKLTLGTEAS
- a CDS encoding DUF4112 domain-containing protein, whose product is MALNNGEDSMENTTDPVYAVKTPGLVWVKRISYLLDEQFRIPGTRFRFGFDPIINLFPILGDMTGFFVSAGLVLTMVNKGASRKVVILMCINIVLDAAIGTIPLIGQVFDFFFKANTRNLKLMREHYLEGKHQGSGKGTLIMAIVILLVIMALLAIALWNIAEWIVGWFA